In a single window of the Luteibacter rhizovicinus DSM 16549 genome:
- a CDS encoding SDR family NAD(P)-dependent oxidoreductase, with amino-acid sequence MSNQLFDLTGKTALVTGASRGIGKASALALAKAGAQVLVHYSRGEQEAQAVVEEIRQAGGKAEKVGADLRAAQGPHQLAAKVREIIGGRLDVLVANAGIAVSATIEDTTVENFDDLFAVNVRAPYFLVQQLLPVMCKDSTVVLLSSLAADAAVGTLSAYSATKGAIDTLVKHFAAALGERGIRVNAVAPGVVPTDMSSFAKSDEGRDFTLSIQALKRIATADDIADVITFLASDASRWVTGDTLHVDGGSKL; translated from the coding sequence ATGAGCAACCAACTTTTTGATTTGACCGGCAAGACCGCCCTGGTGACCGGTGCTTCGCGTGGTATCGGCAAGGCCAGCGCGTTGGCCCTCGCCAAGGCCGGCGCCCAGGTCCTCGTCCATTACAGCCGTGGCGAGCAGGAAGCCCAGGCCGTGGTCGAGGAAATCCGGCAGGCAGGTGGTAAGGCCGAGAAGGTCGGTGCGGATCTTCGCGCTGCGCAAGGCCCTCACCAGCTCGCCGCCAAGGTGCGCGAGATCATCGGCGGTCGCCTCGACGTGCTCGTCGCCAACGCAGGTATCGCCGTGTCGGCCACGATCGAGGACACCACGGTCGAGAACTTCGACGACCTCTTTGCTGTGAACGTGCGCGCCCCTTACTTCCTCGTGCAGCAGTTGCTTCCGGTGATGTGCAAGGACAGCACTGTCGTCCTTCTCTCGTCTCTCGCCGCCGATGCCGCCGTCGGTACCTTGTCGGCCTACTCGGCAACGAAGGGCGCGATCGACACGCTGGTGAAGCATTTCGCAGCGGCACTCGGCGAGCGTGGTATCCGCGTCAACGCCGTCGCACCCGGCGTCGTGCCGACCGACATGTCGAGCTTCGCGAAGAGCGACGAAGGCCGCGACTTCACGCTCAGCATCCAGGCCTTGAAGCGAATCGCGACCGCCGACGATATCGCCGACGTCATCACCTTCCTCGCTTCCGATGCATCGCGCTGGGTGACCGGTGACACGCTGCACGTCGATGGCGGATCAAAGCTCTGA
- a CDS encoding glutathione S-transferase family protein, producing MNSKTPTLYQSNSSPNSRRVRIFIAEKGLTIPTVAIDLGKGEQHGDAYRAINPRRVVPTLVLEDGTSIGEVPAIQRYLEDAYPDHPLFGTTAAENALITMWERRFELEGFASVMEAIRNVLPGLQGRAIAGPHDYEQIPALVERSKQRVTNFYGDLEARLAEVPFVAGERYTVADITALVTVDFATKAIDMPVPAANVATQRWYARVSGRSSAAA from the coding sequence ATGAACAGCAAAACTCCCACGCTCTACCAGTCCAATAGCTCACCGAACTCGCGTCGTGTTCGCATCTTCATCGCTGAGAAAGGATTGACGATCCCGACGGTCGCCATCGATCTGGGCAAGGGCGAACAGCACGGTGACGCCTACCGCGCGATCAATCCGCGTCGCGTCGTGCCAACGCTCGTCCTGGAAGACGGTACGTCCATTGGTGAAGTACCGGCTATCCAGCGTTATCTGGAAGACGCCTATCCCGATCATCCGCTCTTCGGTACGACGGCTGCGGAGAACGCGCTCATCACGATGTGGGAGCGCCGCTTCGAACTCGAAGGCTTCGCGTCGGTGATGGAAGCGATTCGGAACGTGCTTCCCGGCCTGCAAGGTCGCGCTATCGCGGGACCGCACGATTACGAGCAGATTCCGGCGCTCGTGGAGCGAAGCAAGCAGCGCGTCACGAATTTCTATGGAGACCTCGAGGCGCGGCTGGCGGAAGTGCCCTTCGTTGCCGGTGAGCGATATACCGTGGCTGATATTACGGCGCTGGTGACCGTCGACTTCGCGACGAAGGCTATCGATATGCCGGTACCGGCAGCGAACGTTGCGACCCAACGCTGGTATGCGCGTGTCAGTGGCCGGAGTAGTGCTGCCGCCTGA
- a CDS encoding SDR family oxidoreductase, with protein MKISGNTIFITGGGSGIGRGLAEALHAKGNKVIIGGRRRGHLDTVVAANPGMSAVQLDVSDAADIERVAKQLITEFPSLNVLINNAGIMELDHAVGRLDDKQLVSTITTNLVGPLRLTSALIDHIKTQPNPTVVYNSSVLAFVPLAFTAVYSATKAALHSYVLSQRFLLKEDGVKVLEIAPPWVRTELMNSQEAELAMPLDQFIAETMAVLETDADEILVDAARPMRDNAGPAEHAFVNGFNTQVSAIFGGG; from the coding sequence ATGAAAATCAGCGGCAATACCATCTTCATCACGGGCGGCGGTTCGGGCATCGGTCGCGGTCTGGCTGAAGCGCTTCACGCCAAGGGCAACAAGGTCATTATCGGCGGTCGTCGCCGCGGTCATCTCGACACCGTTGTTGCTGCGAATCCGGGTATGAGTGCCGTGCAGCTCGACGTCTCGGATGCCGCGGACATCGAGCGAGTCGCTAAGCAACTCATCACGGAATTCCCCAGTCTCAACGTCCTGATCAACAACGCCGGGATCATGGAGCTCGATCACGCGGTGGGTCGCCTCGACGACAAGCAGCTGGTCTCGACGATCACGACCAACCTGGTCGGCCCGCTGCGTCTCACCTCGGCACTCATCGATCACATCAAGACCCAGCCCAACCCGACTGTGGTCTACAACAGCTCGGTGCTGGCTTTCGTCCCGCTCGCGTTCACGGCCGTGTACTCCGCAACCAAGGCAGCCCTGCACTCGTATGTGCTGTCGCAGCGCTTTCTTCTGAAGGAAGACGGCGTCAAGGTGCTCGAGATCGCCCCGCCGTGGGTCCGTACCGAACTGATGAACAGCCAGGAAGCCGAACTCGCCATGCCGCTCGACCAGTTCATCGCCGAGACGATGGCTGTGCTGGAAACGGATGCCGACGAGATCCTGGTCGATGCAGCCCGCCCGATGCGCGACAACGCGGGTCCGGCGGAACACGCCTTCGTCAACGGCTTCAACACCCAGGTCTCCGCCATCTTCGGCGGCGGCTGA
- a CDS encoding LysR family transcriptional regulator yields MKDIFALKLYTRVARLGSFSAAARECGLSQSQASRIIADLESDLGVRLLSRTTRAVVPTETGSEFLARMEPILLALDDAEHSVRDAGELRGLLRMSMPTSFAMREIIPRLASFAARHPKVELQLLLEDRRQDLVRDAVDVAIRAGSQPDPSGTAKTLVVIDRMVVASPAYLAEAGTPTSPDELVGHRIVSGPASVVPSGWQFERDGTWTTIELESHFSTNENEGAVAAAVAGMGITSTTSWACRQELADGSLVRLLADWKTVDIPVYAYFPLGRATRAAARAVVEHLVAELAIDAGLGGRLPS; encoded by the coding sequence ATGAAAGACATCTTCGCGCTCAAGCTCTACACGCGCGTCGCGCGCCTCGGCAGCTTCTCCGCCGCCGCGCGCGAGTGCGGACTGTCGCAATCGCAGGCGTCGCGGATCATCGCCGATCTCGAATCGGATCTTGGCGTGCGTCTGCTCTCGCGAACAACGCGCGCGGTAGTACCGACCGAGACCGGTTCGGAATTCCTCGCGCGCATGGAACCGATCCTTCTCGCGCTCGACGATGCGGAACACAGCGTGCGAGACGCCGGCGAGCTGCGCGGCTTGTTGCGCATGAGCATGCCGACGAGCTTCGCCATGCGGGAAATCATTCCACGCCTCGCGTCGTTCGCAGCCAGACATCCCAAGGTGGAACTGCAGCTGTTGCTGGAGGACCGTCGCCAGGATCTGGTCCGCGATGCCGTGGATGTCGCCATACGTGCCGGCTCGCAGCCTGACCCGAGTGGAACGGCGAAGACGCTGGTGGTGATCGACCGCATGGTCGTCGCCTCACCCGCCTATCTGGCAGAAGCGGGCACGCCGACATCGCCCGACGAGCTGGTCGGTCATCGTATCGTCTCCGGACCCGCATCGGTCGTGCCGAGCGGCTGGCAGTTCGAGCGCGACGGCACATGGACGACGATCGAGCTCGAATCACACTTCAGCACGAATGAAAACGAGGGTGCCGTGGCTGCCGCTGTCGCCGGGATGGGCATCACGTCGACCACGAGCTGGGCCTGCCGCCAGGAGCTGGCCGACGGCTCACTGGTACGTCTGCTGGCCGACTGGAAGACGGTGGATATCCCCGTATACGCCTATTTCCCGCTGGGACGCGCGACACGCGCCGCAGCGCGTGCCGTCGTCGAGCATCTCGTGGCCGAGTTGGCCATCGATGCCGGTCTGGGCGGTCGCCTGCCTTCCTGA
- a CDS encoding GNAT family N-acetyltransferase, translated as MMIHPTEPTSFDLRVATIAQAAALADVMERTFRATFGDSTTDGHMAEHCRSSYGEALQRAEIGDPDTTTLLVKDGDVIAGFAQVRPGNRPNGVTASQPVEIHRIYVDVPWHGKGVAAMLMEAALRDAVKRGADGVWLGVWEDNARAIRFYAKWGFVAVGEHIFHVGGDAQRDVLMSRAL; from the coding sequence ATGATGATCCACCCTACCGAACCGACCTCGTTCGACCTTCGCGTCGCAACCATCGCGCAGGCAGCCGCGCTCGCCGACGTGATGGAACGCACCTTCCGCGCCACGTTCGGGGACTCCACCACCGACGGTCACATGGCGGAGCATTGCCGAAGCAGCTACGGCGAGGCGCTCCAGCGCGCCGAGATCGGTGATCCGGATACGACGACCTTGCTCGTCAAGGACGGCGATGTCATCGCGGGCTTCGCGCAGGTGCGCCCTGGAAATCGCCCGAACGGCGTGACCGCCTCCCAACCTGTCGAGATCCATCGCATCTACGTCGATGTGCCCTGGCATGGCAAGGGCGTGGCAGCCATGCTCATGGAGGCTGCACTACGCGACGCCGTCAAGCGTGGTGCAGATGGCGTATGGCTAGGTGTCTGGGAAGATAACGCAAGAGCCATCCGCTTCTACGCCAAATGGGGGTTTGTCGCCGTGGGTGAGCACATCTTCCATGTCGGCGGTGATGCCCAGCGCGACGTCCTCATGAGCCGGGCGCTGTAA
- a CDS encoding MFS transporter, whose product MSASAPALDPGTPPVRAPHVGLVILALAVGGFAIGTTEFASMSMLPLFAEGLGIDAPTAGHTISAYALGVVVGAPVMTVLGARVPRRRLLLILMTMFTVFNGLTGLSPNYHWMLVFRFLAGLPHGAYFGVAALVASSLVPANRRTRAVGQMFLGLTVATIVGVPLASWLGQAVGWRWAFALVAVLGVLTMTAVAVFAPNTPSDAKASPLRELSALKRSQVWYTLAIGAIGFGGMFAVYTYLADILINVTKMPLSSVPWVMGVFGVGMTIGNMVVPVFADRALMRTAGVLLVWSMVILAVFPFTAGNIWLLSLDVFCIGIGGALGTVLQTRLMDVAGDAQGLAASLNHSAFNTANALGPFLGGLAIAGGYGWTSPGWVGSLLAVAGLGIWAASVAAEKRTISGVAAEPC is encoded by the coding sequence ATGTCCGCTTCCGCACCCGCTCTTGATCCGGGTACCCCGCCCGTCCGCGCGCCGCACGTCGGTCTGGTGATCCTTGCGCTTGCCGTTGGCGGCTTCGCCATCGGAACGACCGAGTTCGCCTCGATGAGCATGCTGCCCCTGTTCGCCGAGGGCCTCGGTATCGACGCGCCGACCGCCGGCCACACGATCAGCGCCTATGCGCTTGGTGTCGTGGTCGGCGCGCCCGTGATGACGGTGCTGGGCGCACGCGTGCCGCGTCGCCGGCTGCTGCTCATCCTCATGACGATGTTCACCGTGTTCAACGGCCTGACCGGTCTTTCGCCGAACTACCACTGGATGCTGGTGTTCCGCTTCCTCGCCGGCCTGCCTCATGGCGCCTACTTCGGCGTGGCCGCGCTGGTCGCCTCGTCACTGGTACCGGCGAACCGGCGTACACGCGCGGTCGGCCAGATGTTCCTCGGTCTCACCGTCGCGACGATCGTCGGTGTACCGCTGGCCAGCTGGCTGGGCCAGGCCGTAGGTTGGCGCTGGGCGTTCGCCCTGGTCGCCGTGCTCGGCGTGCTGACGATGACGGCGGTTGCCGTCTTCGCGCCGAACACGCCTTCGGATGCCAAAGCCAGTCCACTGCGCGAACTCAGTGCGCTGAAGCGATCGCAGGTCTGGTACACGCTCGCCATCGGCGCGATCGGCTTCGGCGGCATGTTCGCGGTCTATACCTATCTCGCCGACATCCTGATCAATGTCACGAAGATGCCGCTGTCCTCGGTGCCTTGGGTGATGGGCGTGTTCGGCGTCGGCATGACGATCGGCAACATGGTGGTGCCGGTGTTCGCCGATCGCGCGCTCATGCGCACCGCCGGCGTACTGCTGGTGTGGAGCATGGTGATCCTCGCGGTTTTCCCGTTCACCGCCGGCAACATCTGGCTGCTCAGCCTGGATGTGTTCTGCATCGGCATTGGCGGCGCCCTGGGTACCGTGCTGCAGACGCGTCTGATGGATGTGGCAGGCGATGCACAGGGTCTCGCCGCATCGCTCAACCATTCGGCATTCAATACAGCGAATGCACTGGGCCCCTTCCTTGGTGGCCTGGCTATCGCGGGTGGTTACGGCTGGACCTCACCTGGTTGGGTCGGCAGTCTGCTCGCCGTTGCGGGACTCGGTATCTGGGCGGCATCCGTGGCCGCCGAGAAGCGGACGATCTCTGGCGTGGCCGCCGAACCCTGCTGA
- a CDS encoding LysR family transcriptional regulator, with amino-acid sequence MRPDNLSHLAAFASVARHASFRKAGAELTLSTSAISYAIRGLEERLGVMLFHRTTRSVSLTEAGQRLLERLEPALRDVGDALEEMNDFRAAPSGTLRINMPRITAQLILPPLLPRFLAAYPDVRFEAVDNDGLIDIVASGFDAGIRFLEQVPEDMIAVPIGGAHRSVCVATPGYLAAHGTPLHPNELMRHECIRFRFPSGRIYKWEFEQGGRKLDVDVPGRLTFADFRLSLDMALTGVGLTFVLEDQVTDLIREGRLVRVLEDWCPSYPGFMLYYPRQRRVTSALRAFIDLVRDDRGD; translated from the coding sequence ATGCGCCCAGACAATCTTTCCCACCTCGCCGCCTTCGCCTCCGTCGCCCGCCACGCCAGCTTCCGCAAGGCGGGGGCCGAGCTGACGCTGTCCACCTCGGCTATCAGCTATGCCATCCGAGGACTGGAGGAACGGCTCGGCGTGATGCTGTTTCACCGGACCACGCGAAGCGTCTCGCTCACCGAGGCCGGGCAGCGGCTGCTGGAACGGCTGGAGCCGGCCCTGCGCGATGTCGGCGATGCGCTGGAGGAGATGAACGACTTTCGCGCGGCGCCCTCGGGCACGCTCCGGATCAACATGCCGCGCATCACCGCCCAGCTGATCCTGCCGCCGCTGCTGCCCCGGTTCCTGGCCGCGTATCCCGACGTCCGCTTCGAAGCCGTGGATAACGACGGCCTGATCGACATCGTCGCCTCAGGCTTCGACGCGGGCATCCGCTTCCTCGAGCAGGTCCCCGAGGACATGATCGCCGTGCCGATCGGCGGAGCCCATCGAAGTGTCTGTGTCGCCACGCCAGGGTATCTGGCCGCCCACGGCACACCCTTGCACCCCAACGAGTTGATGCGCCACGAGTGCATCCGGTTCCGCTTTCCCAGCGGGCGCATCTATAAGTGGGAATTCGAGCAGGGCGGACGCAAGCTCGACGTGGATGTGCCGGGACGGCTCACCTTCGCGGACTTCCGGCTCTCCCTGGATATGGCGCTGACCGGCGTCGGCCTGACCTTCGTCCTCGAGGACCAGGTGACCGATCTGATCCGCGAAGGCCGGCTGGTCCGGGTGCTCGAGGACTGGTGTCCGTCGTACCCGGGTTTCATGCTCTATTACCCGCGGCAGCGCCGGGTGACCTCGGCCCTACGGGCCTTCATCGACCTGGTCCGGGATGATCGCGGTGATTGA
- a CDS encoding NAD(P)-dependent alcohol dehydrogenase, giving the protein MIDVRGFAAKSATTSLVPFTFQRREPGEHDVRIEILYSGVCHSDLHQAKGDWGNSVFPMVPGHEIVGRVVSVGSAVKKFKVGDFAGVGCMVDSCRTCESCKQDLEQYCLTHTSFTYNGTEQDKTTPTQGGYSTEIVTEERFVVKISEKLDLKATAPLLCAGITTYSPLRHWKVGKGQKVGVIGLGGLGHMGVKFAKALGAHVTMITTSASKGEDAKRLGADAVLLSTDADAMAAQGASFDFLLNTVPVSHDINPYTNLLKLDGTMVLVGALTPLDGVVGGSLMLPRRTIAGSAIGGMAETQEMMDFCAEHNIVSDIEVVDMASINETYVRLAKNDVRYRFVIDMATMPA; this is encoded by the coding sequence ATGATCGATGTCCGCGGATTTGCCGCCAAAAGCGCAACGACCTCCCTCGTTCCGTTCACGTTCCAGCGCCGCGAGCCGGGTGAGCACGACGTCCGTATCGAGATCCTCTACAGCGGTGTCTGCCACTCCGACCTGCACCAGGCCAAGGGCGACTGGGGCAATTCGGTGTTCCCGATGGTCCCGGGTCACGAGATCGTCGGCCGCGTGGTCTCCGTCGGCTCGGCCGTGAAGAAGTTCAAGGTCGGCGACTTCGCCGGCGTGGGCTGCATGGTCGACTCTTGCCGTACCTGTGAATCCTGCAAGCAGGATCTCGAGCAGTACTGCCTGACCCACACCAGCTTCACCTACAACGGCACCGAGCAGGACAAGACCACGCCGACCCAGGGTGGTTACTCCACCGAGATCGTCACCGAAGAGCGCTTCGTGGTGAAGATCTCCGAGAAGCTCGACCTCAAGGCCACGGCTCCCCTGCTTTGCGCCGGCATCACCACCTACTCGCCGCTGCGCCACTGGAAGGTCGGCAAGGGCCAGAAGGTTGGCGTGATCGGCCTCGGCGGTCTCGGCCACATGGGCGTGAAGTTCGCCAAGGCCCTCGGCGCCCATGTCACCATGATCACCACCTCGGCCTCGAAGGGCGAAGACGCGAAGCGCCTCGGCGCTGATGCCGTCCTGCTCTCCACCGACGCGGACGCGATGGCGGCACAGGGCGCCAGCTTCGACTTCCTGCTCAACACGGTGCCGGTGTCCCACGACATCAACCCGTACACCAACCTGCTCAAGCTGGACGGCACCATGGTGCTGGTCGGCGCGCTCACGCCGCTCGACGGCGTCGTCGGTGGCAGCCTGATGCTCCCGCGTCGCACGATCGCCGGTTCGGCCATCGGCGGCATGGCCGAGACCCAGGAAATGATGGACTTCTGCGCCGAGCACAACATCGTCTCCGACATTGAAGTGGTCGACATGGCTTCGATCAACGAGACCTATGTGCGCCTGGCGAAGAACGATGTGCGCTATCGCTTCGTGATCGACATGGCGACGATGCCGGCGTGA
- a CDS encoding MBL fold metallo-hydrolase, translating to MKRFLRYTLILLALLVAFVAISAWPNIGTLPDAAQTAKDARSPEWRNGKFENPLPMYTNVKGGVLQMLASAPGEEPDAPVPTVDSSAVYRTPPASGLRVTWFGHSSMLIEIDGTNIVVDPLWSERASPFSWLGPKRWYEPPVPIDHLPHIDAVIVSHDHYDHLDRASIQAFNALGVRFIVPLGVGSHLRGWGVPAERITELDWWQDATVGNLRIVSTPSRHASGRLSARSDVTLWTGYALIGDKHRVFYSGDTGFNDTFADVGTKYGPFDVSLIESGQYDAQWPDWHLGPEQAMKVHEEVRGKVLIPVHWGLIKLAHHAWTEPPERILAAAKCSHADVLVPKPGQAVEPTMHPVIPRWWPSQHVATAKEKPIVASTHGDPAQKFDVSTCP from the coding sequence TTGAAGCGCTTCCTCCGCTACACCCTCATCCTGCTCGCCCTTCTCGTGGCCTTCGTCGCCATCAGCGCGTGGCCGAACATCGGCACGCTGCCCGACGCCGCGCAAACCGCGAAAGACGCCAGGTCGCCCGAGTGGCGCAACGGCAAGTTCGAAAACCCGCTGCCGATGTATACCAACGTCAAAGGCGGTGTCCTGCAGATGTTGGCGTCGGCACCCGGCGAAGAGCCCGATGCGCCCGTGCCGACCGTGGATTCGTCCGCGGTATACAGGACGCCCCCGGCATCCGGCTTACGTGTGACCTGGTTCGGCCATTCATCGATGCTGATCGAAATCGATGGCACGAACATCGTCGTCGATCCGCTGTGGAGCGAGCGTGCTTCGCCCTTCTCATGGCTGGGTCCGAAGCGCTGGTACGAACCGCCGGTTCCCATCGATCACCTGCCGCATATCGATGCGGTCATCGTCTCGCACGACCACTACGATCACCTCGATCGCGCGTCTATCCAGGCCTTCAATGCCCTTGGCGTGCGCTTCATCGTGCCGCTTGGTGTCGGCTCCCATTTGCGTGGCTGGGGCGTGCCCGCCGAACGCATCACCGAGCTGGACTGGTGGCAGGACGCCACGGTGGGCAACCTCAGGATCGTGTCCACGCCGTCACGGCATGCGTCGGGCCGTCTCTCCGCCCGCAGCGACGTCACGCTGTGGACGGGCTACGCGTTGATCGGCGACAAGCACCGCGTGTTCTACTCCGGCGATACCGGCTTCAACGACACCTTTGCCGATGTCGGCACGAAATACGGTCCGTTCGACGTCAGCCTCATTGAGTCGGGCCAATACGACGCGCAGTGGCCCGACTGGCACCTCGGTCCCGAGCAGGCGATGAAGGTGCATGAAGAAGTGCGCGGTAAGGTGCTCATCCCCGTGCACTGGGGACTGATCAAGCTTGCGCATCACGCCTGGACCGAACCACCGGAGCGCATCCTCGCCGCGGCGAAGTGCAGCCATGCCGACGTGCTCGTGCCGAAGCCGGGGCAGGCGGTGGAACCGACGATGCATCCCGTGATTCCGCGCTGGTGGCCGTCGCAACATGTGGCGACGGCGAAGGAAAAGCCGATCGTCGCTTCGACGCATGGCGATCCTGCGCAGAAGTTCGACGTGTCGACCTGCCCGTGA
- the rtcR gene encoding RNA repair transcriptional activator RtcR: protein MKTKVVIGFVGTQLDAGDGPGRWERWRPTVSLGLHEDFLVGRMELLVDERRNAKTSRLIREDLAQVSPETDVRIHDTYIANPWDFESVYETLYAFAQGYAFDPDNEDYYVHITTGTHVAQICLFLLTESRHLPGRLLQASPPRKQGVAASVGELSIIDLDLSRYDRLAQRFEGEQQEDRSHLKSGIATRNAAFNRMIEQIETVGSRSVAPILLMGPTGAGKSQLARRLFELKQGRREVTGRFVEVNCATLRGDGAMSALFGHVKGAYTGAAGERAGLLRSADKGLLFLDEIGELGADEQAMLLRALEDKRFLPVGGDREASSDFQLIAGTNRDLGKRVAEGRFRDDLYARLNIWSFHLPGLAERMEDIEPNLDYELERYARDENRRVTFNKEAREVYLAFAMSSDAPWSGNFRDLGASVTRMATLAPAGRINRACVDEEIGRLRRLWRQESEGDALRELLGEAVNDLDLFDRLQLREVIAVCQRCRSLSEAGRQLFAASRSKRASTNDADRLRKYLARYELSWDVIARR, encoded by the coding sequence ATGAAGACCAAGGTGGTGATCGGGTTTGTTGGCACCCAGCTGGATGCGGGCGATGGCCCGGGTCGTTGGGAACGGTGGCGTCCTACGGTGTCGCTCGGCCTGCATGAGGACTTCCTGGTCGGTCGGATGGAACTGCTCGTCGACGAGCGGCGCAATGCAAAGACCAGCCGCCTCATCCGCGAGGATCTCGCCCAGGTCTCGCCCGAAACCGACGTACGCATTCACGACACCTATATCGCCAACCCGTGGGACTTCGAGTCGGTCTACGAGACGCTGTACGCCTTCGCACAAGGCTATGCGTTCGACCCTGACAACGAGGATTACTACGTACACATCACGACGGGCACCCACGTTGCCCAGATCTGCCTGTTTCTTCTGACCGAAAGCCGTCACCTGCCCGGCCGCCTCTTGCAGGCGTCGCCGCCGAGAAAGCAGGGTGTCGCCGCCAGCGTGGGCGAACTGAGCATCATCGACCTCGATCTGTCGCGCTACGACCGACTGGCCCAACGGTTCGAAGGCGAGCAGCAGGAAGATCGCAGCCACCTGAAGAGTGGCATTGCGACACGCAACGCCGCCTTCAATCGCATGATCGAACAGATCGAAACCGTGGGTAGCCGCTCGGTCGCGCCGATCCTGCTGATGGGACCCACCGGCGCGGGCAAGAGTCAGCTCGCCCGTCGCCTGTTCGAACTTAAGCAGGGCCGCCGCGAGGTGACCGGCCGCTTCGTCGAAGTGAACTGCGCCACGTTGCGTGGCGACGGCGCGATGAGCGCCCTGTTCGGCCACGTGAAAGGCGCCTATACCGGCGCCGCCGGTGAGCGTGCCGGTTTGCTGCGCAGTGCGGACAAGGGCTTGTTGTTCCTCGACGAGATCGGCGAGCTGGGCGCGGACGAGCAGGCCATGTTGTTGCGCGCCCTCGAAGACAAGCGCTTCCTTCCCGTGGGCGGCGATCGTGAGGCAAGCAGTGATTTCCAGTTGATCGCCGGTACCAACCGCGATCTGGGCAAGCGTGTCGCCGAAGGTCGTTTCCGTGACGACCTTTATGCACGCCTCAACATCTGGTCCTTCCATCTGCCGGGCCTCGCCGAGCGCATGGAGGACATCGAGCCCAATCTCGACTACGAACTGGAGCGCTACGCACGGGACGAGAACCGACGCGTCACTTTCAACAAGGAAGCGCGCGAGGTCTATCTCGCCTTCGCGATGTCGAGCGACGCACCGTGGTCCGGCAACTTCCGCGATCTCGGCGCGTCGGTGACACGCATGGCGACGCTGGCACCCGCAGGGCGAATCAACCGGGCGTGCGTGGACGAAGAGATAGGGCGCCTGCGGCGCTTATGGCGGCAGGAAAGCGAGGGCGACGCGTTGCGAGAACTCCTGGGCGAGGCCGTGAATGATCTCGACCTCTTCGACCGCCTCCAGCTTCGCGAGGTGATCGCCGTTTGCCAGCGCTGCCGCAGCCTCTCGGAAGCGGGCCGACAACTGTTCGCCGCCTCACGGAGCAAGCGTGCGAGCACGAACGACGCCGACCGTCTTCGCAAGTATCTGGCCCGCTACGAGCTGAGTTGGGACGTTATCGCGAGGCGCTGA